TAAGGTTCCCTTTTTGATCTCAGGAACAGTTTTCCCCAAACATTCAAATAAAGAAAGACCTTCGTTTACGGAATAGGATAACAAACGACTCACTGTTGTATCGCCAATTCCCCTTGGCGGTGAATTAATGATACGAAGCAGAGAAGTGGAATCCACAGGATTTACAACGACAGAAAGGTAAGCAATTAAGTCCTTAACCTCTTTCCTATCAAAGAACCGAAACCCACCAAAAATTTTATAAGGAATTGCTCTTTTCCGCAAAGCTTCCTCAAAATATCGAGACTGAGAATTTGTTCGATAAAACACGGCAAAGTTGGAATACTTTTGCCCCTTTCTCACTCCCGCTTGGATTTTTTGAACAATCCCTTCGGCTTCTTCCATTTCATTTTGGTAGGAAGTTACTTTGATTTTATCTCCCATCGGATTTTCTGTCCTAAGGGTTTTGCTCGTTCTTTGTTTGTTATTTGAAATAAGAGCTGCGGCAGTTTCAATGATGGTTTTAGTAGAACGATAGTTCTCTTCCAATTTGACGACAACGGCATCTGGATAATCTTTTTTGAAATTTAGAATATTCGAAATATCTGCTCCACGCCAAGAATAAATAGACTGATCATCATCTCCAACAACACAAAGGTTTTTGTGAAAAGAAGATAGAGATTGGACAAGGTGGTATTGAATTTTATTTGTATCTTGGTATTCATCTACCATGATGTATTTCCAGAGTCTTTGGTATTTCTCTAAAATTACCGGAAAGTCTCGAAACAAAATTACTGTTTTTAATATGAGGTCACCAAAATCTAAAGCATTCCTTAAGTCTTTGCGTTTTTCGTATTCTAAAAAGACTGATGCGATCGTTTTTGTATAAGAATCATCTGCTTTCTTTTTTGCGTATTCCTCTGCCGTCATAAAGGAATCTTTTGTAGATGAAAAAGTATTGGCAAGACTTGAGGGCCGAAACTCTTTTGTATCCATATCCTTGGATTTTAAAATTTCTTTGATGAGCGACTCTTGCATATCACTGTCATATACAGTGAAATTACTCCCAAGGCCCAATACCTTACCTTCCCTGCGTAACAAATACAAACAAAGTGAGTGAAAGGTCCGAACGAAAGGTTCACCGTTTCCTTCCGGTAACAAACTCCGGCACCGGATTCGCATTTCTTCTGCTGCTTTGTTCGTAAAAGTTACAGCAAGTATTTGATTCGGAAAAACTTTATGGTTTAAAATGAGATTAGCAATCCGGTAGGTGATGACTCGAGTTTTACCTGAACCCGCACCTGCCAAAATGAGTAGCGGTCCGTCTACGGCCTCAACAGCTTTTTTTTGTTCAGAATTGAGCCCAACTAACTCCACTTAGAATCGCATATCCCCAATACCAAAAACAAACTGGAAACTGTTATTGTCTGGATAAAGCCCAAAAGGGCGCTCGTCTACACCCGTATAACGGATCCTTTGTGCAAAATACAAGCGAAGTGGCAATACTGGAATTTGGATTCGAAGTCCAAAACCCCAGGAGAATCGGAAGTTCGACATCGATAAGTTTTTACTTGAAAGTACTAAATTGCCTGGATCGTTAACAATCAGCGGCGATTCCGGAAGTTTTTGACCATAGGAATTGTAATTTTCATACAAATAAGTTTCCACAGGTTCTGACACTCTTTGTGCTCGGACTAAAGAATCATAATTCTTAAAGAACTCCTTTCTCTCGCCGACCGCCCGGTTGATTTGTTCATACATAGCACCTCCGTCGAAGAAAACAACAAACCAGAGTAACGAAGGTTCGATGGGGAATCTTAACTCAGATGTAAACAAAACTCGGCTAGAGGCGCCATCTTTCCACTCGTCAGGATAGTATTTATCATCAAAAAACCAACCACGGAGAGATTCATATCCCCCGAGGAATAACCTGTCCTGAACTTGAATGTAAGGGATTCGTTCTTTATCTTGATTTTTATACTTTGGAGTTCTTTCGAAAGTAAAAACTGATGATGTTCTAAACTGCTGGACAACACGCCATCGCCTAAGTGCGTTTTTGCGGATGAGACCAAAGAATGTATAATCAAACCAAGTATGATAGTATTCCAAAATTGGACTGAATTGGTCGAAATGTGACTCTCCACCGAGAAATTGACCCACGTTGTCTACGGAGAAAATTAAGTTAAATCCTTGAGTCGAATTGAATACGTTATCCCTACTATCATAAGCAATACCATTGGTAAGTTGCGAACGAAACTGCCAACCACGATCTACTTCGGCTAATACTTGGTCAGATACAAGCGAAGTTGGTCGAGTTGATGCAAAAAATGATGGTGAATAACGATGGAAGTGGGTCCAGTTGATTAAAAATCTATGCCCAAGTCCCGCACTCACACCAACCCCAGATCGTTCATAGGAGGCAACTTCCTTAATCCCTTGGTTGTTGTTCTCTGTAATGGAAGTAGCACCTACAAACAAAGTTCGTGATGAATAAAATGCGGAAAGAGTGAGTGA
Above is a window of Leptospira wolbachii serovar Codice str. CDC DNA encoding:
- a CDS encoding ATP-dependent helicase translates to MELVGLNSEQKKAVEAVDGPLLILAGAGSGKTRVITYRIANLILNHKVFPNQILAVTFTNKAAEEMRIRCRSLLPEGNGEPFVRTFHSLCLYLLRREGKVLGLGSNFTVYDSDMQESLIKEILKSKDMDTKEFRPSSLANTFSSTKDSFMTAEEYAKKKADDSYTKTIASVFLEYEKRKDLRNALDFGDLILKTVILFRDFPVILEKYQRLWKYIMVDEYQDTNKIQYHLVQSLSSFHKNLCVVGDDDQSIYSWRGADISNILNFKKDYPDAVVVKLEENYRSTKTIIETAAALISNNKQRTSKTLRTENPMGDKIKVTSYQNEMEEAEGIVQKIQAGVRKGQKYSNFAVFYRTNSQSRYFEEALRKRAIPYKIFGGFRFFDRKEVKDLIAYLSVVVNPVDSTSLLRIINSPPRGIGDTTVSRLLSYSVNEGLSLFECLGKTVPEIKKGTLQKLSSLYRMFDSAMEDLGKKTPSEIAYEVLEHSGYREFLENEGTEDSFSRLSNLNEFVNALKEFEENNPEATLEEYLGNISLITSEDNTKDLPDYVILMTVHNAKGLEFQHVFMAGMEEGTFPHFLSIDSPDGVEEERRLAYVAITRARKNLEISFSRFTRKFGDVDARLPSQFLEELPSEFVEGEFTENRYGVRRPEFTPRAERFQKSEEKFETVQAKAGDGNFQVGTKVRHKVYGEGRILTISGSGDNRKVEVRFGSHLDKKFLLAYTPLEIIS